In the Nitrosopumilus cobalaminigenes genome, CAAAAAATATCACAAAATAAATCCTGTCGCAAGAAGTTAGCTATAAACCTCTAACCATCATAATCAAAAATTAGTATGGGATTTTTTGATACAGAAAAAGGGGTAGAAGAATATGTAAAAATGGCAGAAGGATTTGATGGAACAGAACTAATCAAAATTTTACAAAAATTCCTTCCTGAAAACTCATCTGTATTGGAGATTGGAATGGGTCCTGGAAAAGATTTGGACATGTTGAGTAAAACTTATGCTGTTACAGGCTCTGATAACTCACAAATCTTCTTAGATAGATACAAAAAACAAAATCAAAATGTTGACTTGCTAAAACTCGATGCAGTAACACTTTCAACTGATAGAACATTTGATTGCATTTACTCTAACAAGGTTTTACATCATCTAAAAACTGATGATTTGAAAATATCTCTAAAAAAACAAAAAGAAATTCTTAATCCTAACGGAATCCTGTTTCATTCTTTTTGGAAAGGTGACAAAACTGAGAATATGGAAGGATTGTTGTTTGTTTATTATGAGTTGTATTCATTGAAAGAACTTTTTGAGCCTGATTTTGAAATATTAGAATTGAAAATTTACACTGAGGATCAAAAAGATGACTCTATCTATGCAATTTTGAGAAGAAAATAATCTATTAGGCCCTAAACTAAAACACTAGATAGTTTATAGAATCAAAACAGGACAAGATGCATTCCTAAAAATATTTTCAACCGTACTATGATGATATTGCTTTTCATAGCGAGATGAGATCTTTGTTTGCTTAATTACTATCAAATCTACCTTGTGTTGTTTTGCAAATTCAAGTATTCTAGTGGATGCTAATTCATTTTTTGTAATTTTGGAACTGCATGAAATATTGTATTCTTTAGCAATTTTTTCTAATTTCGAATGCTGTTTTTCTACTATTTTACGCTCTTTTTCAAATTCTTGTTTACTAGTTTTTGTCTTAAAAAATCCAAAGGTATTTCGCTCTTCTAAGCAAGTTATGACGGTAATTTTTGCGTTGTTTAGTGATGCTAATGCT is a window encoding:
- a CDS encoding class I SAM-dependent methyltransferase, with the translated sequence MGFFDTEKGVEEYVKMAEGFDGTELIKILQKFLPENSSVLEIGMGPGKDLDMLSKTYAVTGSDNSQIFLDRYKKQNQNVDLLKLDAVTLSTDRTFDCIYSNKVLHHLKTDDLKISLKKQKEILNPNGILFHSFWKGDKTENMEGLLFVYYELYSLKELFEPDFEILELKIYTEDQKDDSIYAILRRK
- a CDS encoding universal stress protein; translated protein: MMKTFEHILVPHNGTKNSETAFKKALALASLNNAKITVITCLEERNTFGFFKTKTSKQEFEKERKIVEKQHSKLEKIAKEYNISCSSKITKNELASTRILEFAKQHKVDLIVIKQTKISSRYEKQYHHSTVENIFRNASCPVLIL